One Nocardia iowensis DNA window includes the following coding sequences:
- a CDS encoding carbohydrate ABC transporter permease — MALSSTTAPAALKRKRRRGALRTLAFLSPWLIGFGFFFAYPLLSTVYFSFMRYDGFTAPTFTGLKNWNYVLDKYPFFWQGLGNTLWLVVVMVSLRVIFGLGIGLLVTKIKTGLGFFRTVFYLPFLAPPVAATIAFAFLLNPGTGPVNHLLGTVGLPQPGWFTDPDWSKPALTMLALWGIGDLMVIFTAALLDVSREQYEAAELDGAGPWQRFRYVTLPNITPIVLFAVVTGVIQTMQYYTQAIVAGKVASGKVGGSGEPFEPGYPHGSTWTLPQMVYNLGFQRFDIGSACVIAVILFAISMAFTSLLLRRRSGFLQED, encoded by the coding sequence ATGGCACTGTCGAGCACGACCGCCCCGGCGGCGCTGAAACGCAAGCGCCGCCGTGGGGCGCTGCGCACCCTGGCGTTTCTCTCGCCCTGGCTGATCGGGTTCGGCTTCTTCTTCGCCTACCCGCTGCTGTCCACCGTCTACTTCTCCTTCATGCGGTACGACGGGTTCACCGCGCCCACTTTCACCGGACTGAAGAACTGGAACTACGTCCTCGACAAGTACCCGTTCTTCTGGCAGGGGCTGGGCAACACCCTGTGGCTGGTCGTGGTGATGGTGTCGCTGCGGGTGATCTTCGGGCTCGGCATCGGACTGTTGGTCACCAAGATCAAAACCGGCCTCGGGTTCTTCCGCACGGTGTTCTATCTGCCCTTCCTCGCTCCGCCGGTGGCGGCAACGATCGCGTTCGCCTTCTTGCTGAACCCGGGCACCGGACCGGTTAACCACCTGCTCGGCACTGTCGGTCTGCCGCAACCGGGTTGGTTCACCGACCCGGACTGGTCCAAGCCCGCGCTGACCATGCTCGCCCTGTGGGGGATCGGCGATCTGATGGTCATCTTCACGGCGGCGCTGCTGGACGTGTCCAGGGAGCAGTACGAGGCCGCCGAGTTGGACGGTGCGGGTCCGTGGCAGCGATTCCGGTACGTCACCCTCCCGAACATCACTCCGATCGTGCTGTTCGCCGTGGTGACCGGGGTGATCCAGACAATGCAGTACTACACGCAGGCCATCGTCGCCGGGAAGGTTGCCAGCGGCAAGGTCGGCGGGTCCGGCGAGCCGTTCGAGCCCGGTTACCCGCACGGTTCCACCTGGACGCTGCCGCAGATGGTCTACAACCTCGGCTTCCAGCGCTTCGACATCGGCTCCGCGTGCGTGATCGCCGTGATTCTGTTCGCCATTTCCATGGCCTTCACCTCGCTGCTGCTGCGGCGCAGATCCGGCTTCCTGCAGGAGGACTGA
- a CDS encoding carbohydrate ABC transporter permease has product MTMTTLRPVPVTVPTVEARGARRRDALNWVAVHSLAIAAALLFLLPFVFLFLTSVMSDRQALTTDLWPASWHWDNYVKVWETPGFLTWWRNTLLYAAAGTALTLLSSIPVAYALAKFRFRGRNLALMAVISMMMLPPQVTVIPMYLIWAKQFHLTGSLWPLIIPLAFGDAFSIFLLRQFLLTIPNDYLEAARIDGCGELRILLRIVLPMAKPAIAAVALFQFFYCWNDYFGPQIYASENPAAWTLSYGLESFKGAHHTNWNLTMAATLLVMAPVIVLFFFAQKAFIEGVTLTGVKG; this is encoded by the coding sequence ATGACCATGACCACCCTCCGGCCGGTGCCGGTTACCGTGCCCACCGTCGAGGCACGAGGCGCTCGCCGCAGAGACGCGCTCAATTGGGTTGCCGTGCACTCGCTCGCGATCGCGGCCGCACTGCTGTTCCTGCTGCCGTTCGTGTTTCTCTTCCTCACCTCGGTGATGTCGGACCGGCAGGCGCTCACCACCGACCTCTGGCCCGCCTCGTGGCACTGGGACAACTACGTGAAGGTCTGGGAGACACCGGGATTCCTCACCTGGTGGCGCAATACCCTGCTGTACGCGGCGGCCGGGACCGCGCTGACGCTGCTCTCCAGCATCCCGGTTGCCTACGCGCTGGCCAAGTTTCGATTCCGGGGCCGCAATCTCGCACTGATGGCGGTCATTTCGATGATGATGCTGCCGCCGCAGGTGACCGTCATCCCGATGTACCTGATCTGGGCCAAGCAGTTCCATCTCACCGGCTCGCTGTGGCCGTTGATCATTCCGCTGGCTTTCGGTGACGCCTTCTCCATCTTCCTGCTCCGGCAGTTCTTGCTGACCATCCCGAACGACTACCTGGAGGCTGCCCGCATCGACGGCTGCGGCGAGCTGCGGATACTGCTGCGGATCGTGCTGCCGATGGCCAAGCCGGCCATCGCGGCGGTCGCGCTGTTCCAGTTCTTCTATTGCTGGAACGACTACTTCGGGCCGCAGATCTATGCCAGTGAGAACCCGGCCGCCTGGACGCTCAGCTATGGCCTGGAGTCCTTCAAGGGCGCCCACCACACCAACTGGAACCTCACCATGGCCGCCACCCTGCTGGTGATGGCACCGGTGATCGTCCTGTTCTTCTTCGCCCAGAAGGCCTTTATCGAAGGCGTGACATTGACAGGGGTCAAAGGCTGA